The genomic segment CTCTTGCCGTGCTTCACTCCGTCGGCACTGGGAGCGCCCTGCATGGCCACGATGACGGCGATAACGGTGATAAGCACCACCACGCCACGGCTGACCCACATGACTTCTTTGTTGCTCGCATTCTTGCGGAACAGGTGCTTGTAAAGGTCGTTACTGAAGGCAGAAGCGGAAACAAGCAGCTGGGAGTCGGCTGTACTCATGATGGCGGCGAGTATTGCGGCCATCATGATGGCCGCAATGGCCGGGTGGCAAAGAACCTGGCACAAAATCATGAAGATGCGTTCGGGGTCGTCCACCTTGATGCCGTGGGCTTCTACATAGTAGCGGCCAAGGAGGGCAATCATGATGACGGCGCCCAGGCAGATGGTGACCCAGGTCATGGCGACGCGGCGGGAGAACTTGATGTCTTCGGCGTTCTTGATGCTCATGAAGCGCACCAGGATGTGCGGCATGCCGAAGTAGCCGAGGCCCCACGCGAGGCTAGAAATCAACGCAATCAGCCCGATGGACTTGCCGGTGGTGGCGTTGGTGAACAGGCTCATCAGGTAGGGGTTCTGCGCGTTCACCGCATCCATGGTGGCTGCAAAACCGCCCGAGCCGGCCATGATAATCGAGGGGATGGCGATGACGGCGATGAGCATCATGGTCGCCTGGATAAAGTCCGTCCAGCACACAGCGAAAAATCCGCCCATGAAGGTGTAGCTCACCACGACAACCGCACCGATGATAAGGCCGGTGGTGTAGTTCATGCCGAAGATGGTGCCGAAGAGTTT from the uncultured Fibrobacter sp. genome contains:
- a CDS encoding sodium/proline symporter, with translation MVLAVFILYLLMMLGIGAYFSRKANSLNAYYLGNRGMNKWVVAMSAQASDMSGWLLMGLPGAIFVSGFSEAWIGIGLVIGTYLNWKIVGRRLRKYSHFCGDSITLPDFFANRFRDNKGIIRVIASIFILAFFLFYTVSGFVASAKLFGTIFGMNYTTGLIIGAVVVVSYTFMGGFFAVCWTDFIQATMMLIAVIAIPSIIMAGSGGFAATMDAVNAQNPYLMSLFTNATTGKSIGLIALISSLAWGLGYFGMPHILVRFMSIKNAEDIKFSRRVAMTWVTICLGAVIMIALLGRYYVEAHGIKVDDPERIFMILCQVLCHPAIAAIMMAAILAAIMSTADSQLLVSASAFSNDLYKHLFRKNASNKEVMWVSRGVVVLITVIAVIVAMQGAPSADGVKHGK